The genomic interval TAAAATTTTCTTTTATAACTGGTTTTAAAGTAAATCCCATTAGTTTAGCACCTGTTTACTGTAATAAGTCAGTTATTTGGGGGAATGAAAATAGTAGGCAAGTAGGTAGTAGGGAAGTAGGAAAGGGATAAAGGATGTGCACGGTATTCCTCTTCTGGGGACAATGTCTCCCCCTTTCCTACTTTCCTACTCTCCTACTTCCTACTTTCAGGAGAAACGGACATGAGCCAAGGCTCACAAAGGACAATGAAAATGGGAGAAGAACAACCCCCTAACCCCCTTTATTAAGGGGGAATACCTGTTCTAAACCAGAGGATACGAATCTGTGGATACTATACTAATTCGCTAATCTCTAATTCACTAATTCGCTATTTTCAGGAGAATCCTCCATTTCACTGACCCATTACTGTTTACCGTAGTTAAATATCGTAATTAAATATCAAATATAACCTGCGTTCTAAAATATCCTTCTTTTTCTTCTATTTTTAATTGATGGTAGGTTACAGTTTTAATTTCCCGCAATAGTTCATGTCGATTTGGGTCATACAGTTCTCCAGATGCCTTTGCTTTAAGAAAAGTAGTCCCGATTTCCTTGATACTAAATTTCTTAAATATTAAATTCTCGACATTATGATTATACACCAATTCACTTAAAAAGGCAACTAAAATTTCCTCAAGGTCATTTCCTGAAACCTTAATGTCCACAGTTTTTGTGAGATTAACTTGATTTAAGTCAAAAACTAAGATGCTAAACATTCCGTAGGCAGTATTCTCAAAGGCTTGTTTAAGTGTTTTTCCATAGCCAATGATGCCAATATCTGCAGTATGTTCAAAGATGTTAAATCGTTTCATTCTCTTTCCTCCATCAATTAAAGGATACTATTTTAATTGAGATTTGTCAATATTTTTTTTAAGAATCTCTCCAAAAAAAACTTGACATAAAAGATTAAGTTGGTATAATATATAATATGTTTAATAAAAAATTATGGCTGATTTATATTATTTGTGGAATTTTACTGGGTTGTGGACAACCAAAAGAGGATGAATCTATCTTCAAAAGCCGATTATCTGCTGATGTAACTACATTAGATCCGGCTTTAGTCGTTGATGTTTCAGGGGGGATGTTAACGGCTAAATTATTCAATGGACTGGTAAAATACAATGAAGAAATGGAAATAGTTCCTGATATTGCTGAAGGCTGGGAAATCTCAAAAGATGGAAAGACATATACATTTTATTTAAAAAAAGGGGTGAAATTTACTAATGGTCGTGAGGTCGAGTCCTCTGACTTTAAATATTCTATTCAACAAGTTTTAAACCCAAAAACAAAATCCCCTCGCACCTGGGTATTTGATAAAATATTAGGAGCAAAAGATTGTCTGACAGGAACAACAACTGATTGCTCAGGATTAGTTATAAAGGACAAATGGACACTCCAGATAATTCTTGAAGAGGCGTTTGCACCTTTTTTAGGATTTTTAGCGATGCCAACGGCGTATGTTGTGCCAAAAGAAGATGTTGAAAAATGGGGTGATGACTTCTCAAAATATGTAGTTGGCACAGGCCCTTTTAAATTGGAAAAATGGGTCAATGATGAAAAAATAGTCTTCGTGGCAAATCCGGATTATTTTGAGACAAAACCAAAGGTAAAAAGATTAGAATATCGCATCATACCAGAGGAATTAACTGCCTGGGCAGAATTTGAATCTAAAAAATTAGATGCAATAGCTATCCCAACAACCGTATTTGACCAGGTAATCACTGACCCCAAATGGCAAAGATACATCGTCAGTCAATCAGGAATGAATGTTTATTATTTAGGGCTAAACTGTCAGAAACCGCCTTTTGATAAAGTAGAGGTGCGACAGGCTCTAAATTATGCCATTAATAAAGAGATAATTTTAAATACCGTCCTAAAAAATCGGGGAATTATTTCGCATGGTCCAATACCTCCGATAATTCAAGGTTACTCAAATAATCTTAAACCTTATGAATACAATCCTCAAAAAGCAAAAGAATTATTAACTCAGACTGGATACCCAGATGGCTTCTCAATGAAAATATACCAGAAAAGTAGTCGTGAGGTGTTAGAGATTACGGAAATATTACAGGCTCAATTAAAAGAAGCAGGAATAAAGGTAGAAATTGTGCAACTTGAGTGGAGCACTTTAAAAGAGATGATTAATGAAGGAAAAACTGATGCCTTTTATCTTGCCTGGATTGCCGATTATCCAGATGCAGAGAATTTCTTGACCCCACTTTTTCATTCAAAAAACTTTGGGAGTGGTGGAAATCGTGCATTTTATAAAAATCAAGCAGTTGATGAATTAATCGAACAGGCTCAACAAACTATTGATTTAGATGAAAGGATAAAATTATACCAACAAATTGAAACTAAAATTCATAAAGAATGTCCGTGG from bacterium carries:
- a CDS encoding archease gives rise to the protein MKRFNIFEHTADIGIIGYGKTLKQAFENTAYGMFSILVFDLNQVNLTKTVDIKVSGNDLEEILVAFLSELVYNHNVENLIFKKFSIKEIGTTFLKAKASGELYDPNRHELLREIKTVTYHQLKIEEKEGYFRTQVIFDI
- a CDS encoding ABC transporter substrate-binding protein; this translates as MFNKKLWLIYIICGILLGCGQPKEDESIFKSRLSADVTTLDPALVVDVSGGMLTAKLFNGLVKYNEEMEIVPDIAEGWEISKDGKTYTFYLKKGVKFTNGREVESSDFKYSIQQVLNPKTKSPRTWVFDKILGAKDCLTGTTTDCSGLVIKDKWTLQIILEEAFAPFLGFLAMPTAYVVPKEDVEKWGDDFSKYVVGTGPFKLEKWVNDEKIVFVANPDYFETKPKVKRLEYRIIPEELTAWAEFESKKLDAIAIPTTVFDQVITDPKWQRYIVSQSGMNVYYLGLNCQKPPFDKVEVRQALNYAINKEIILNTVLKNRGIISHGPIPPIIQGYSNNLKPYEYNPQKAKELLTQTGYPDGFSMKIYQKSSREVLEITEILQAQLKEAGIKVEIVQLEWSTLKEMINEGKTDAFYLAWIADYPDAENFLTPLFHSKNFGSGGNRAFYKNQAVDELIEQAQQTIDLDERIKLYQQIETKIHKECPWVFLWHQKEFSLHQPWIKGYKSYPICNADKGTSISRNCNRSGGNLPQRRRGTEKRLK